Proteins encoded together in one Sander lucioperca isolate FBNREF2018 chromosome 17, SLUC_FBN_1.2, whole genome shotgun sequence window:
- the mfap3l gene encoding microfibrillar-associated protein 3-like: protein MTESPSPWVTHRQLQKMHWASGYVFLVLAFLIVSHTTGALSLDSDGNHTEPDNVTDSGFVPVVFTKVGQIIAREGKSALIDCNVTGEPFPSVQWFNSHGDRLDTEMNGDKWWLLDTGVLNITSIEFADRGKYTCMASNVHGSSNCTVTLRVIFTNGDMGVYYMVVCLVTFTIIMALNITRLCMMSSHLKKTEKAINEFFRTEGAEKLQKAFEIAKRIPIITSAKTLELAKVTQFKTMEFARYIEELARSIPLPPLIMNCRTFMEEILEVVGVEEMRHTFVRQAPEGCRDTVSRVIGPRDIFSILQERERERQRGQERERSESPAADSENSSVHEQPQHIAIQVSVHPQQLAIEGYCSIEEPPQPEATPSSPPPSSPPPLAPLEPEEQPEAEAEQDTDQAAPEATDANDTPPCQVFYESHV, encoded by the exons ATGACAGAGTCTCCTTCCCCTTGGGTGACACACCGACAGCTCCAGAAAATGCACTGGGCCAGTGGATATGTTTTTCTGGTCCTGGCGTTCCTTATCGTCTCTCACACCACTGGGGCCTTATCTCTGGACTCGGATGGAAACCATACGGAACCCGACAATGTGACAGACAGCGGATTTGTCCCGGTTGTGTTCACAAAAGTGGGCCAGATAATTGCCCGTGAGGGGAAAAGCGCGCTGATTGATTGCAATGTCACCGGAGAGCCGTTCCCCAGTGTTCAGTGGTTCAACTCCCATGGAGACCGTCTGGACACGGAGATGAATG GTGATAAGTGGTGGCTGCTGGACACTGGTGTCCTAAACATCACCAGCATCGAGTTTGCAGACCGTGGAAAGTACACCTGCATGGCGTCCAATGTGCACGGCAGTTCCAACTGCACAGTGACGCTGCGAGTGATCTTCACCAACGGTGACATGGGCGTGTACTACATGGTGGTATGTCTGGTCACCTTCACCATCATTATGGCCCTGAACATCACACGCCTCTGCATGATGAGCAGCCACCTGAAGAAGACTGAGAAAGCCATCAACGAATTCTTCCGCACCGAGGGCGCCGAAAAGCTGCAGAAGGCCTTCGAGATAGCCAAGCGAATTCCCATCATCACCTCGGCCAAGACGCTGGAGCTGGCCAAGGTGACGCAGTTCAAGACCATGGAGTTTGCGCGGTACATCGAGGAGCTCGCTCGCAGCATCCCGCTGCCGCCGCTCATCATGAATTGCCGCACCTTCATGGAGGAGATCCTGGAGGTGGTGGGCGTGGAGGAGATGAGGCACACCTTTGTCAGACAAGCGCCCGAGGGATGCCGCGACACAGTGAGCAGGGTCATCGGGCCGAGAGACATCTTCTCCATCctgcaggagagggagagggagagacagcgAGGGCAGGAGCGGGAGCGCAGCGAATCCCCCGCCGCCGACTCAGAGAACTCCTCAGTTCACGAGCAGCCGCAGCACATCGCCATCCAGGTGTCGGTCCACCCGCAGCAGCTCGCCATCGAGGGTTACTGCAGCATTGAAGAGCCACCTCAGCCGGAGGCCACACCCTCCTCGCCTCCCCCTTCCTCCCCCCCACCACTTGCTCCTCTTGAGCCCGAGGAGCAGCCTGAGGCCGAGGCAGAGCAGGACACCGACCAGGCTGCGCCCGAAGCAACAGACGCAAACGATACCCCTCCCTGCCAGGTGTTTTATGAGAGCCACGTGTGA